Proteins found in one Microbacterium sp. SSM24 genomic segment:
- the purB gene encoding adenylosuccinate lyase, protein MTSLHSAALPWQPLSPLDGRYRAAVAGLGDYLSEAGLNRARVEVEVEWLIALTDRSLVGTSPLADDDKARLRALYLEFGQAEIDWLAEKEAVTRHDVKAVEYLVRDRLSTLGLDAIAELTHFACTSEDINSTSYALTVRRAVERVWLPKLRSVIAALAELAVEHRDAAMLSRTHGQPATPSTMGKELGVFAWRLARVADQIEAGDYLAKFSGATGTWSAHLAAEPDVDWPELSRGFVEGLGLDFNVLTTQIESHDWQVELYDRVRHAGGILHNLATDIWTYISIGYFTQIPVAGATGSSTMPHKINPIRFENAEANFEISAGLLATLSQTLVTSRLQRDLTDSTTQRNIGVAFGHSLLALDNLQRGLKEISLAEDVLLADLDTNWEVLAEAIQTVVRAEIAAGRSQISDPYALLKDLTRGRRVGAAELAEFVRGLDIGDAAKERLLALTPATYDGLASKLVDELG, encoded by the coding sequence GTGACTTCTCTCCACTCCGCCGCACTACCGTGGCAGCCGCTGAGTCCCCTCGACGGCCGCTACCGCGCGGCGGTCGCGGGCCTGGGCGACTATCTCTCCGAGGCGGGCCTGAACCGTGCGCGGGTCGAGGTCGAGGTGGAGTGGCTGATCGCCCTCACCGACCGCTCCCTGGTCGGCACGTCGCCGCTCGCCGACGACGACAAGGCCCGCCTGCGCGCCCTCTACCTCGAGTTCGGCCAGGCCGAGATCGACTGGCTCGCCGAGAAGGAGGCGGTCACACGCCACGACGTGAAGGCCGTCGAGTACCTCGTGCGCGACCGGCTGTCGACGCTCGGGCTCGACGCGATCGCCGAGCTCACCCACTTCGCCTGCACGAGCGAGGACATCAACTCGACCTCGTACGCCCTCACGGTGCGCCGCGCGGTCGAGCGCGTGTGGCTGCCGAAGCTGCGGTCCGTGATCGCCGCGCTCGCCGAGCTGGCCGTCGAGCACCGCGACGCCGCGATGCTCTCACGCACCCACGGGCAGCCGGCCACGCCCTCGACGATGGGCAAGGAGCTCGGCGTCTTCGCGTGGCGTCTGGCGCGCGTGGCCGACCAGATCGAGGCGGGCGACTACCTCGCCAAGTTCTCGGGCGCGACCGGCACGTGGTCGGCCCACCTCGCCGCCGAGCCCGACGTCGACTGGCCCGAGCTCAGCCGCGGCTTCGTCGAGGGTCTCGGACTCGACTTCAACGTGCTGACCACGCAGATCGAGTCCCACGACTGGCAGGTCGAGCTGTACGACCGCGTGCGGCATGCCGGCGGCATCCTGCACAACCTGGCGACCGACATCTGGACCTACATCTCCATCGGCTACTTCACGCAGATCCCGGTCGCCGGTGCCACCGGCTCGTCGACGATGCCGCACAAGATCAACCCGATCCGGTTCGAGAACGCCGAGGCGAACTTCGAGATCTCGGCCGGACTGCTCGCGACGCTGTCGCAGACGCTCGTCACGAGCCGTCTGCAGCGCGACCTCACCGACTCCACCACGCAGCGCAACATCGGCGTCGCCTTCGGGCACTCGCTCCTGGCGCTCGACAACCTGCAGCGCGGGCTCAAGGAGATCTCCCTCGCCGAAGACGTGCTCCTCGCCGATCTCGACACGAACTGGGAGGTCCTCGCCGAGGCGATCCAGACCGTGGTCCGCGCCGAGATCGCCGCCGGACGCTCGCAGATCAGCGACCCCTACGCCCTGCTCAAGGACCTCACGCGCGGCCGCCGCGTCGGCGCGGCCGAGCTGGCCGAGTTCGTGCGGGGCCTCGACATCGGCGACGCCGCGAAGGAGCGCCTGCTCGCGCTCACTCCCGCGACGTACGACGGACTCGCGTCGAAGCTGGTCGACGAGCTCGGCTGA
- a CDS encoding amino acid transporter, whose protein sequence is MSDDRPTRRDLMKPVQLLGLAFGAALFAGIVTLVSMGFFQQGGDGKAQSAIVLALIIAGVTFIAVLLIVSLLLLAVDPAQVTKQVDKPVLLPDEEPDEPDAATGGDPKA, encoded by the coding sequence GTGAGCGACGACCGCCCCACCCGCCGCGACCTGATGAAGCCCGTGCAGCTGCTCGGGCTCGCGTTCGGCGCCGCGCTGTTCGCGGGCATCGTGACGCTCGTGTCGATGGGCTTCTTCCAGCAGGGCGGCGACGGCAAGGCGCAGTCGGCGATCGTGCTCGCGCTGATCATCGCCGGCGTGACGTTCATCGCCGTGCTGCTGATCGTGTCGCTGCTGCTGCTGGCGGTCGATCCCGCTCAGGTCACCAAGCAGGTCGACAAGCCCGTGCTGCTCCCCGACGAGGAGCCCGACGAGCCGGATGCCGCCACCGGCGGCGACCCGAAGGCCTGA
- a CDS encoding pyridoxamine 5'-phosphate oxidase family protein — MLTDAALEFLAEYHLATLSTLGRRDRVHAVPVGFTFEDGIVRVIGTRGSQKFLNAQRSGRAAVCSVDRARWISFEGPAVVKDEPDAVAHAVALYAGRYRQPRVNPDRVVLELTVDRVLGSPQFTSAR, encoded by the coding sequence GTGCTGACCGATGCCGCCCTCGAGTTCCTCGCGGAGTACCACCTCGCGACCCTGTCGACCCTCGGACGCCGTGACCGCGTCCACGCGGTGCCGGTGGGCTTCACCTTCGAGGACGGAATCGTGCGGGTGATCGGCACCCGCGGGTCGCAGAAGTTCCTCAACGCCCAGCGCAGCGGGCGCGCCGCCGTGTGCTCGGTGGACCGCGCGCGGTGGATCAGCTTCGAGGGTCCTGCGGTCGTGAAGGATGAGCCGGATGCCGTCGCCCACGCCGTCGCGCTCTACGCCGGCCGCTACCGTCAGCCGCGGGTGAACCCCGACCGGGTCGTCCTCGAGCTGACGGTCGACCGCGTCCTCGGCTCGCCCCAGTTCACGAGCGCGCGCTGA
- a CDS encoding acyl-CoA synthetase — MTSASSARTFDVRHVQLARAAFAALAAIMITFSPDHSAVVGMAVFSGFAIATGLVLLLAVWIVYPAGRRWPSAALGGVTIVAGMVSGLNPVRTVSGFFAVVIAWAVVSGLIELLAGVRGLRGIRARREIAPGIVDARPVVDPGPRSDSRDAVVVGAVGLLLGVGLALVPAGYSLQYTIEEAHQTLTLTGITIGVGLFGAYAAIVAVYLGIAGFSPRKDAPVTATAEAPASVPAEPKDPA, encoded by the coding sequence GTGACCTCAGCTTCTTCCGCCCGCACGTTCGACGTGCGCCACGTGCAGCTCGCGCGCGCGGCGTTCGCGGCGCTCGCCGCGATCATGATCACGTTCTCCCCCGACCACTCTGCGGTCGTGGGCATGGCGGTCTTCAGCGGCTTCGCGATCGCGACCGGCCTCGTGCTGCTGCTCGCCGTGTGGATCGTCTACCCGGCCGGCCGGCGATGGCCGTCGGCCGCACTCGGCGGCGTGACGATCGTGGCCGGCATGGTGAGCGGCCTCAACCCCGTGCGCACCGTGAGCGGCTTCTTCGCCGTGGTGATCGCGTGGGCCGTCGTGAGCGGGCTCATCGAGCTTCTGGCCGGGGTGCGCGGGCTGCGCGGCATCCGTGCGCGTCGCGAGATCGCCCCCGGGATCGTCGACGCACGACCTGTCGTGGACCCGGGACCGCGCTCGGACAGCCGTGACGCCGTCGTCGTCGGAGCCGTCGGACTCCTGCTCGGCGTGGGGCTCGCACTCGTACCGGCGGGCTACTCGCTGCAGTACACGATCGAAGAGGCCCACCAGACCCTCACGCTCACCGGCATCACGATCGGCGTCGGCCTGTTCGGCGCCTACGCCGCGATCGTCGCCGTCTACCTCGGGATCGCCGGCTTCTCGCCGCGCAAGGACGCTCCGGTCACGGCCACGGCCGAGGCACCGGCATCCGTTCCCGCCGAACCGAAGGATCCCGCGTGA
- a CDS encoding sugar-transfer associated ATP-grasp domain-containing protein, with amino-acid sequence MSAGSARVGYLLNRARRLRPSNLIEFGRQVQKVSKAPLPVIIADMLWCSVRYDMGFRDYAVWDIRLLNARERKTWMTHPKSNSITKLYNDPAAYHRFEDKISFYGEFADVIHREWIDARTATDDEVGAFVAKHGRVIAKPAASEGGSGISVYPASEATDAAAFRARLIEADQTLVEELLVQHEAMSSLYPDSVNTLRMITYYDPDADTLHLLAAVLRIGNGASIDNFASGGMFTLLDEHGVALYPGVDKNSNVYATHPKTGTSIVGFAVPEYDEVLVLLEDIVRRIPQIRYVGWDIAITPDGPAVIEGNHNSSVFQPKPSASGVRTGLLPVYKAAIGF; translated from the coding sequence ATGAGTGCAGGGAGTGCCCGGGTGGGGTATCTGCTCAACCGCGCGCGCAGACTGCGCCCGAGCAACCTGATCGAGTTCGGCCGGCAGGTGCAGAAGGTCTCCAAGGCGCCGCTGCCCGTGATCATCGCCGACATGCTGTGGTGCTCGGTGCGCTACGACATGGGGTTCCGCGACTACGCGGTGTGGGACATCCGGCTCCTCAACGCCCGCGAGCGCAAGACGTGGATGACCCACCCGAAGTCGAACAGCATCACGAAGCTCTACAACGACCCCGCCGCATATCACCGGTTCGAGGACAAGATCAGCTTCTACGGCGAGTTCGCCGACGTCATCCACCGCGAGTGGATCGACGCGCGCACCGCCACCGACGACGAGGTCGGCGCGTTCGTCGCGAAGCACGGGCGCGTCATCGCCAAGCCCGCGGCGTCCGAGGGCGGCTCCGGCATCTCGGTGTACCCGGCGAGTGAGGCGACGGATGCCGCGGCCTTCCGCGCCCGGCTCATCGAGGCCGACCAGACGCTCGTCGAGGAGCTGCTCGTGCAGCACGAGGCGATGTCGTCGCTCTACCCCGACAGCGTGAACACGCTGCGCATGATCACGTACTACGACCCGGATGCCGACACCCTGCATCTGCTCGCCGCGGTGCTGCGCATCGGCAACGGCGCCTCGATCGACAACTTCGCCTCGGGCGGCATGTTCACGCTTCTCGACGAGCACGGCGTCGCGCTCTACCCCGGCGTCGACAAGAACAGCAACGTCTATGCGACGCACCCCAAGACCGGTACGTCGATCGTCGGGTTCGCGGTGCCGGAGTACGACGAGGTGCTCGTGCTGCTCGAGGACATCGTGCGCCGCATCCCCCAGATCCGCTACGTCGGATGGGACATCGCGATCACCCCCGACGGCCCCGCCGTCATCGAGGGCAACCACAACTCGAGCGTGTTCCAGCCGAAGCCTTCGGCATCGGGCGTGCGCACCGGCCTGCTGCCCGTCTACAAGGCCGCCATCGGGTTCTGA
- a CDS encoding alpha/beta fold hydrolase, translating into MNTTTPTAVLVHGAFADASGFAGIIRELVAQGYDVVAPANPLRGVAHDAAAIRGAAAAVDGPVVLVGHSYGGAVITQAAEGLDNLKGLVYLAAFAPAVGESVGSVQEPFPAPLLASTVRPTPYDAVGAVGGPDLVIDRARFRETFAADVAVDLVDVMAASQRPLAAAAAGEPLTHAGWDAHPTWYLVSSRDRAIAPEAQRFMAERMGATTREIDGSHTAFVARPAEVAAFIGEALTALGN; encoded by the coding sequence ATGAACACCACCACTCCCACTGCCGTTCTCGTACACGGCGCATTCGCGGATGCGTCGGGCTTCGCCGGCATCATCCGCGAACTCGTCGCGCAGGGGTACGACGTCGTCGCGCCCGCGAACCCGCTCCGCGGAGTCGCGCACGACGCGGCCGCGATTCGCGGAGCGGCCGCCGCCGTCGACGGACCCGTCGTCCTCGTCGGCCACTCGTACGGCGGCGCAGTGATCACCCAGGCGGCCGAGGGCCTCGACAACCTGAAGGGCCTCGTCTACCTGGCCGCCTTCGCCCCCGCCGTCGGCGAGAGCGTGGGCAGCGTGCAGGAGCCGTTCCCGGCCCCGCTTCTCGCAAGCACCGTGCGCCCGACCCCGTACGACGCTGTCGGCGCTGTCGGCGGTCCGGACCTCGTCATCGACCGGGCCCGGTTCCGCGAGACCTTCGCCGCCGACGTGGCCGTCGATCTCGTCGATGTCATGGCGGCATCGCAGCGCCCGCTCGCCGCGGCGGCCGCGGGCGAGCCGCTGACGCACGCCGGCTGGGACGCGCACCCCACCTGGTACCTGGTCTCGAGCCGCGATCGCGCGATCGCCCCCGAGGCGCAGCGGTTCATGGCCGAGCGCATGGGCGCGACCACGCGCGAGATCGACGGCAGCCACACGGCCTTCGTCGCGCGTCCGGCCGAGGTCGCCGCGTTCATCGGCGAGGCGCTCACGGCGCTCGGGAACTAG
- a CDS encoding YhgE/Pip domain-containing protein: MTTQLPTVDRAVAETGDAPSRHPLRSLRTWLMPVALIVGVAAALPAIYLSATSDPSGTVSGLPVGLVVESPAAAGSPAATLADAITSAVDESVALTRMTPQELEVAMHEDRVAGAVVIPADFDASLATLLPGADRVTVPTVRIETNAGDGGLSSGLVISSLTPVLHGVAATVGGELTDTAGPALPAANAALLSAPFHVATAPYEPLPSHSGLGTSAFYFALALVLIAFIGASLIGPIVDGALGFIPAELGPLVARSRYTHVSRRRTFVVKAGILTAAAPPAALVVQLVAAGSGVAVDAPFSLWLFATAAIAAIGTSALAVFALLGPGIGALVNTLFFVALAMVSSGGIVPLEATPPFFRAVSAFAPFRFVIDGTRSLFYFDGAPAAGLGGAWIGIIVIGAIGIAGGLVATTAYDRVRTFSRAPRPQL, translated from the coding sequence ATGACCACGCAGCTGCCCACCGTCGATCGGGCCGTCGCCGAGACAGGGGACGCCCCGTCGCGGCATCCGCTGCGCAGCCTCCGCACCTGGCTCATGCCGGTCGCGCTCATCGTCGGCGTCGCCGCCGCTCTGCCGGCGATCTATCTCTCGGCGACCTCGGACCCATCGGGCACGGTGTCGGGGCTGCCGGTCGGTCTGGTGGTCGAGAGTCCGGCGGCAGCCGGATCCCCGGCCGCGACGCTGGCGGATGCGATCACGTCCGCCGTGGACGAGTCGGTCGCGCTGACCCGGATGACGCCCCAGGAGCTCGAGGTCGCGATGCACGAGGATCGTGTGGCCGGCGCGGTCGTGATCCCCGCCGACTTCGACGCGTCCCTCGCCACGCTCCTCCCCGGCGCCGACCGGGTCACCGTTCCGACCGTGCGGATCGAAACCAACGCCGGTGACGGCGGACTGAGCAGCGGGCTGGTCATCTCCAGCCTCACGCCGGTGCTGCACGGCGTCGCGGCGACAGTCGGCGGTGAGCTCACCGACACGGCCGGCCCGGCGCTTCCCGCCGCGAACGCGGCTCTTCTCTCCGCGCCGTTCCACGTCGCGACGGCGCCATACGAGCCGCTCCCCTCACACTCCGGGCTCGGTACGAGCGCGTTCTACTTCGCTCTCGCCCTCGTGCTCATCGCGTTCATCGGCGCCTCTCTCATCGGTCCGATCGTCGACGGCGCGCTCGGCTTCATTCCGGCCGAACTCGGACCACTCGTCGCACGCAGCCGCTACACGCACGTGTCGCGCCGCCGCACGTTCGTCGTGAAGGCCGGCATCCTCACCGCCGCTGCACCGCCGGCGGCACTCGTAGTGCAGCTCGTGGCGGCAGGATCCGGGGTCGCGGTCGACGCGCCGTTCAGCCTGTGGCTCTTCGCCACGGCCGCGATCGCCGCGATCGGCACGAGTGCGCTCGCTGTCTTCGCCCTTCTCGGGCCCGGCATCGGAGCCCTCGTCAACACGCTGTTCTTCGTCGCGCTGGCGATGGTGTCATCCGGAGGGATCGTGCCGCTCGAGGCCACCCCGCCGTTCTTCCGAGCGGTTTCGGCGTTCGCGCCGTTCCGCTTCGTCATCGACGGCACGCGGTCGCTGTTCTACTTCGACGGCGCGCCCGCTGCCGGGCTCGGCGGCGCCTGGATCGGAATCATCGTGATCGGCGCGATCGGCATCGCCGGCGGACTCGTGGCCACCACGGCCTACGACCGCGTTCGGACCTTCAGCCGGGCGCCTCGTCCGCAGCTGTGA
- a CDS encoding SDR family NAD(P)-dependent oxidoreductase yields MRIDLSGRVALVTGSSAGIGRAIAESLARAGADVVVNGRNSARVAEVAAELGARGIAADVSTADGAQQLFAQLPDVDILVNNTGAFPARPVFDIEDAEWRDLFETNVLSGVRLTRHYGPRMAERGLGRIVFVSSEAGVQPPTNMVHYGMTKTAQLAVSRGYAQALAGTGVTVNSVLAGPTMSDGVLAMWDDLYPGLDRAAQEAQFIADGRVAGSLLGRVIRPEEIAHLVTYVASDYSSATTGRALGVDGGLVPTILP; encoded by the coding sequence ATGAGAATCGACCTGAGTGGGCGAGTCGCCCTCGTCACCGGATCCAGTGCGGGCATCGGGCGGGCGATCGCGGAATCGCTCGCCCGGGCTGGCGCGGACGTCGTCGTGAACGGGCGCAACTCCGCGCGCGTCGCAGAGGTCGCCGCCGAGCTCGGCGCGCGCGGCATCGCCGCAGACGTCAGCACCGCGGACGGCGCACAGCAGCTGTTCGCGCAGCTGCCCGATGTCGACATCCTGGTGAACAACACCGGCGCCTTCCCGGCGCGGCCGGTCTTCGACATCGAGGATGCCGAATGGCGCGACCTGTTCGAGACCAATGTGCTGTCGGGGGTGCGACTCACGCGCCACTACGGCCCGCGGATGGCGGAGCGCGGACTCGGCCGCATCGTCTTCGTCTCGAGCGAGGCGGGCGTGCAGCCGCCGACGAACATGGTGCACTACGGGATGACGAAGACCGCCCAGCTCGCCGTCTCGCGCGGTTACGCCCAGGCGCTCGCCGGCACGGGCGTCACCGTGAACAGCGTTCTCGCCGGCCCCACCATGAGCGATGGAGTGCTCGCGATGTGGGACGACCTCTACCCCGGCCTCGATCGCGCGGCCCAGGAGGCGCAGTTCATCGCCGACGGGCGGGTCGCCGGGTCGCTCCTCGGGCGCGTCATCCGTCCGGAGGAGATCGCGCACCTCGTCACGTATGTGGCATCCGACTACTCGTCCGCGACGACGGGCCGTGCACTGGGCGTCGACGGAGGCCTGGTGCCGACGATCCTGCCCTGA
- a CDS encoding pyridoxal phosphate-dependent decarboxylase family protein, with translation MTSQPDQMHAISEDTRHTVDDVLGYARRRALYEDIPLDKPMRPNDLARLASGSITDEGIGARRAIALFENVLAPACISTDHPGYLSFIPSAPSKASLAFDVVVSASAIYGGSWMEGAGAVFAENEVLHWLAREFGLPATAGGVFVQGGTIGNLSALVTARDAARRRNREAGHTDPARWAVVCSAEAHSSIASAAAVMDVDVITAAPDAQGRLHGDAVARVLDEHGGAVFAVVATGGTTNFGIVDDIAGVAAATKERGVWLHIDGAYGLAAMLVPEMRPVFAGVERADSVIVDPHKWLFAPFDACALIYREPSLALQAHTQKAEYLDTLTDSPDWNPSDLAVQLTRRSRGLPLWFSLATHGTDQYRATVQYGIDLARRIADEIERRDGVSLVREPQLSVVVFRREGWTAADYQAWSDRLLEEQRAFVVPSSHAGEPVLRFAIISPLTTYELLVDILDSLS, from the coding sequence ATGACCTCGCAGCCCGATCAGATGCACGCCATCTCGGAGGACACCCGTCACACCGTGGACGACGTCCTCGGGTACGCGCGACGCCGCGCGCTGTACGAGGACATCCCCCTCGACAAGCCGATGCGGCCGAACGATCTGGCGCGTCTCGCATCGGGCTCGATCACCGACGAGGGGATCGGCGCGCGCCGCGCCATCGCACTGTTCGAGAACGTGCTCGCGCCGGCGTGCATCTCGACGGACCACCCCGGGTACCTCTCCTTCATCCCCTCCGCGCCGAGCAAGGCCTCGCTCGCGTTCGACGTCGTGGTGTCGGCATCCGCCATCTACGGCGGCTCGTGGATGGAAGGCGCCGGCGCCGTCTTCGCCGAGAACGAGGTGCTGCACTGGCTCGCGCGCGAGTTCGGTCTGCCCGCAACGGCCGGCGGGGTGTTCGTGCAGGGCGGCACGATCGGCAACCTCTCGGCGCTCGTGACGGCACGGGATGCCGCGCGCCGCCGCAACCGCGAGGCCGGCCATACGGATCCCGCCCGGTGGGCGGTCGTGTGCAGCGCCGAGGCGCACTCGTCGATCGCCTCTGCCGCCGCGGTGATGGACGTCGACGTGATCACGGCCGCACCCGATGCGCAGGGGCGCCTGCACGGCGACGCGGTCGCTCGGGTGCTCGACGAGCACGGCGGCGCGGTGTTCGCCGTCGTCGCCACCGGCGGCACCACGAACTTCGGGATCGTCGATGACATCGCCGGCGTCGCGGCCGCCACGAAGGAGCGCGGCGTGTGGCTGCACATCGACGGCGCCTACGGGCTCGCCGCGATGCTCGTGCCCGAGATGCGTCCCGTGTTCGCCGGTGTCGAGCGGGCGGATTCGGTGATCGTCGATCCGCACAAGTGGCTGTTCGCGCCGTTCGACGCCTGCGCGCTGATCTACCGTGAGCCGTCGCTCGCGCTGCAGGCGCACACGCAGAAGGCCGAATATCTCGACACGCTGACCGACTCCCCCGACTGGAACCCGTCCGATCTCGCCGTGCAGCTCACGCGCCGTTCGCGCGGGCTGCCGCTGTGGTTCTCGCTCGCGACCCACGGCACCGATCAGTACCGCGCCACCGTCCAGTACGGTATCGACCTCGCGCGTCGGATCGCCGACGAGATCGAGCGCCGAGACGGCGTCTCGCTCGTGCGCGAACCGCAGCTGTCCGTCGTGGTGTTCCGGCGCGAGGGATGGACGGCCGCCGACTACCAGGCCTGGTCGGACCGCCTTCTCGAGGAGCAGCGCGCCTTCGTCGTGCCGAGCTCGCACGCCGGCGAGCCGGTGCTGCGGTTCGCGATCATCAGCCCGCTGACGACCTACGAGCTGCTCGTCGACATCCTGGACTCGCTCAGCTGA
- a CDS encoding CsbD family protein, which translates to MGMGDDIKHNMEDMKGKAKEAVGDATDNERLEAEGKADQTKANLKKAGDDVKDAFSS; encoded by the coding sequence ATGGGTATGGGCGACGACATCAAGCACAACATGGAAGACATGAAGGGCAAGGCCAAGGAGGCCGTCGGCGACGCGACCGACAACGAGCGCCTCGAAGCCGAGGGCAAGGCCGACCAGACCAAGGCCAACCTGAAGAAGGCCGGCGACGACGTCAAGGACGCCTTCAGCAGCTGA
- a CDS encoding iron chaperone yields MAEKTTSEGLSADERAAVKERAKELRAQEKAGKSREAGLKSVLDAIAKLEPEDKPLAEGLHEVVTEVAPDLVPKTYYGMPGYANAEGKIVVFLQPAKKFKTRYATIGFEDRANLDDGDFWPIGFAVRAWTPAVEKRVTELVRAAVS; encoded by the coding sequence ATGGCCGAGAAGACCACATCCGAGGGACTGTCCGCCGACGAGCGCGCCGCCGTCAAGGAGCGCGCGAAGGAGCTGCGCGCCCAGGAGAAGGCGGGCAAGAGCCGCGAGGCCGGCCTGAAGTCCGTGCTCGACGCGATCGCCAAGCTCGAGCCCGAGGACAAGCCGCTCGCCGAGGGCCTGCACGAGGTCGTCACGGAGGTCGCGCCCGACCTCGTGCCGAAGACCTACTACGGGATGCCCGGCTACGCGAACGCCGAGGGCAAGATCGTCGTGTTCCTCCAGCCGGCGAAGAAGTTCAAGACGCGGTACGCCACCATCGGCTTCGAGGACCGCGCGAACCTCGACGACGGCGACTTCTGGCCCATCGGCTTCGCCGTCCGCGCCTGGACCCCGGCAGTCGAGAAGAGGGTCACCGAACTGGTGCGCGCAGCCGTCTCCTAG
- a CDS encoding low molecular weight protein-tyrosine-phosphatase, with protein MAASTGDPFRVVFVCTGNICRSPMADVVFRGFADAAGLGGRVASTSAGTGDWHVGERADQRTLDALERAGYDGTRHRARQFTHADFARSDLVVALDRSHERILRGWARTETDSDKIALLLSFDPVARSLDVPDPYYAGPGMFDEVLGMIESASRALFRQLEPAIRPAK; from the coding sequence ATGGCTGCGAGCACGGGCGACCCCTTTCGCGTCGTCTTCGTCTGCACCGGCAACATCTGCCGCTCACCGATGGCAGACGTCGTCTTCCGTGGATTCGCGGATGCCGCGGGCCTCGGTGGCCGCGTCGCCTCGACGAGCGCCGGCACCGGCGACTGGCACGTCGGGGAGCGCGCGGACCAGCGCACGCTGGATGCCCTCGAGCGCGCGGGCTACGACGGCACCCGCCACCGGGCGCGCCAGTTCACTCACGCGGACTTCGCGCGCTCCGACCTCGTCGTCGCGCTCGATCGCAGTCATGAGCGCATCCTGCGCGGGTGGGCGCGCACGGAGACCGATTCCGACAAGATCGCGCTGCTCCTGTCGTTCGACCCCGTCGCCCGCTCCCTCGACGTGCCCGACCCGTACTATGCCGGGCCCGGAATGTTCGACGAGGTGCTCGGTATGATCGAGAGTGCGAGCCGGGCGCTCTTCCGGCAGCTCGAACCCGCGATCCGCCCGGCGAAATGA
- a CDS encoding sugar-transfer associated ATP-grasp domain-containing protein, with amino-acid sequence MPSSVDRLFRRARFFVRRVVSFDFDRVNQFAAQSAKLTRAPRWWVVLDMAWCAVRYETTFENYSEWDFRILKGRERKTYMTDPRSFHLSRRFNDDSQRGIFDDKLQFARRFGDELGREWLDVEEVDAAALGAFLRRHDRVITKNPRGVGGNGITVRETAGITDPAALRDELIASGETLIEELLTQHPEMARLYPGSVNSLRVVSYLDPDGEVHVLASVLKIGNGGVIDNFSSGGMYTMLGDDGRALHAAADEEAHAYATHPITGVEITGFQVPLYDEILALVDRVARRVPALPYIGWDIAITPEAPVVIEGNHNSGVFQSKPTVSGIRRGLLPRYRAAMRF; translated from the coding sequence ATGCCCTCCTCGGTCGACCGGCTCTTCCGCCGCGCGCGCTTCTTCGTGCGCCGCGTGGTCTCGTTCGACTTCGATCGGGTGAATCAGTTCGCCGCGCAGTCGGCCAAGCTGACCCGCGCTCCGCGCTGGTGGGTCGTGCTCGACATGGCCTGGTGCGCGGTGCGCTACGAGACCACGTTCGAGAACTACTCGGAGTGGGACTTCCGCATCCTCAAGGGGCGCGAGCGCAAGACGTACATGACCGATCCGCGGTCGTTCCACCTGTCGCGGCGCTTCAACGACGACAGCCAGCGGGGGATCTTCGACGACAAGCTGCAGTTCGCACGCCGTTTCGGCGACGAGCTCGGCCGGGAGTGGCTCGACGTCGAGGAGGTCGACGCGGCCGCGCTCGGCGCGTTCCTGCGGCGGCACGATCGCGTCATCACCAAGAACCCGCGCGGTGTGGGCGGCAACGGCATCACGGTGCGCGAGACCGCCGGCATCACCGACCCCGCGGCACTGCGCGACGAGTTGATCGCGTCAGGAGAGACGCTCATCGAGGAGCTGCTGACGCAGCATCCCGAGATGGCACGCCTCTACCCGGGCAGCGTCAACTCGCTGCGGGTCGTCAGCTACCTCGATCCCGACGGCGAGGTCCACGTGCTCGCCTCCGTGCTCAAGATCGGCAACGGCGGGGTGATCGACAACTTCTCGAGCGGCGGCATGTACACGATGCTCGGAGACGACGGTCGCGCCCTCCACGCCGCCGCCGACGAGGAGGCGCACGCGTACGCGACGCATCCGATCACCGGTGTCGAGATCACCGGGTTCCAGGTGCCGCTCTACGACGAGATCCTCGCGCTGGTCGATCGGGTCGCCCGCCGCGTTCCCGCCCTCCCCTACATCGGGTGGGACATCGCGATCACGCCCGAGGCTCCCGTCGTGATCGAGGGCAACCACAACAGCGGCGTGTTCCAGTCCAAGCCGACCGTGTCGGGCATCCGCCGGGGGCTGCTCCCGCGCTATCGTGCCGCGATGCGATTCTGA